One Candidatus Dependentiae bacterium genomic window, TAGCTATTGAATTACGAGCTCAAGGATTATCACTTAGGCAAATAACACGTGAAGTTAACCTACGTGGCTACCGTACACGGGCAGGAACGCTCTTTTATATATCTCAAATTGCACGTATGCTTAAAAGACACATACCTCAAACTACAAGGAGTTTCCATGAAAACCCTCAATCAACATTATGACATTTGGCTTAAAACCTATAGCCGCCTAGAAGATCTTATTTCTACTATTCTTGTTAAAACATTTAGATCAGCCGATAAATGGCTTGATGAAAAAAAAGAAAATACAGATCACCTAGCAAATCAAGAAACAGTAGATGCTCAAGTATTTGAAGATGCTATTGATAGGCTAGCGTATAACACTGCTATCAATAGGCGCTTTGAACATTACTATGACCTTACAATAACCTATTTAAAATCATACTTAAAAGAAAAGTATGCTGTACGCTCATTGGCACCCAATAAAGTGTTTCAAGTATGTTGTGACCAACAGCTTATCTCTCAAGCTGAAAGGGGAGAGCTAACCAAAATAGCTCAGTATGCTAAATCTATACGTAAGCCTTATAATAGCGAAGGTGATTACGCTTTCTCTGATGAAATTCTTATTTACACTGTTACACTTAAAGATATTGTTGAAAAGCTTAAGCCAAACACCACCTGCTCATTAAAGTCTTTAGTACATCCATTAGAGCAACATAAACTATCTAACTAGCAAGGGGCAGCCACTGTACTTTGTCTTGATAACTATGGGCATTCTTTAAATCTTGGAGGTAAATCACCATCTGCCATAAGCCTTTATAAATATATGTTTATATGTTAATATATTTATATAAATTGAAAGGATTACTATGAATACAAGAAATGACTTAGCACATATACTTATTGCATTACCAAAAGAGCAACATCGTAGACTTAAAACCCGAGCTGCTACACTAGGTACAACTATGCGAGAGCTTATTTTAGAAGCCTTGGATGCGTTAGACGTATGTTCCCTTAGCACTCATATGCCAAATGAAGAAACACGCCACATCCTTGATGAAATTAAAGAGAAAAAAGGCCTAAAAAAAGCTAAAAATAAAGAAGAATTTATTAAAAAAATTCGGTCGATTTAAATGTTAGAAGCTATTTACAAACAAGACTTTCTAAAAGGTGTAAAAAAAACTAAAAAGCGGGGGAAAGATATAGAAAAACTTATAACTATTATTGAGCTTTTACTTGAGAATAAACCCTTACCTGCTAAGAATCGAAATCATAAGCTTCAAGGTAATTATAAAGGCTTTTGGGAATGTCATATAGAGCCTGATTGGTTGCTGATATATGAAAAAACAGAAACATATATAACTTTTGCGCATACAGGTACTCATGCAGATCTATTTTAAACACTAATCTTACTATCGAAACTGAGAGTGTGATATTATTTTTATTACAGTGAAAGTACTAACCTGTAGCCCTTTTAGAAGTAGAGCATGAAAACCAAATTAACACCTGCTTTAAGAGCCTTTTATGAAGGCCACAAAAACTCACGTTCTGAATCTGCTGATTTAAAAAAATACACGTCAACAAATTCAGTTATTAACCTTGATGAAGTGCACAAATTTAAAATTAAAACTCCTGAAGAATACGTTAAAATTATATCTATCGATGAGGATATTGCCCTAGGGAAATTTTTTGAAAAAATTATCACCCTAGGAAGCACTCAAGGCTTTGTTGCCTTTATGATGTTGTATCAATATATGTACGATAAAAATCTACTTGGCCAAGAAATAGAACGTATCACCGGTCAAGAAGTTATGGATCATATTTTTGGCACAAGAAAATATAAGCTTATGCCAAAAAATAAACAAAAATTTTTGTGCTCTATACTTCAATTATCTGGCTTACAATTTTTCCTGAAAGACTCTAAAGAAACTGCTAAAACACAGCAACAGCTAGGACATGAGACGAATGTTGTCTTTACCAGTTTTACACTGCTTAAAGTAAAATCATTTGAGACACTTGCAGATGAGACAACAATTGCCAATATTCGCCAGGTAAGTATTATGAAAGATTTTATTGATCTCTGGTTTAAAAAGATGAGCCGTCTTTACATACCGCTTGAGAGCATCTTAAAAATTAACCATGATTTTAATAATGACCACCGCCGCGGCTTTAACTTATCACTTGCATTACGTCATGCAGAATTAGGATCACAAAAAGAGTACGTCGAATGGGATCTGCAACAGTGTCTTAATGTGGGCCAATGGTCTATACCTCTACGTCGTAAAACACAAGCATGGGAAAAAGTAATTGAAAGTTTAGAGTCAGGTAAAAAGCAAAAGCTTATAGACTATATATTTGTCTATAAGCCCGGTAAACCTGAAGAACTTCGTTACATAGAAAAAGTTATTATTAAAAGATTATGGAAAACTCAAGCAGAAGCTATAGGACTAGGTTTTAACCCAGAAGATATTAAGGCTCATACTAAAAAAAGAACAAAGCCTATAACTCATAAGTATCA contains:
- a CDS encoding type II toxin-antitoxin system YafQ family toxin, encoding MLEAIYKQDFLKGVKKTKKRGKDIEKLITIIELLLENKPLPAKNRNHKLQGNYKGFWECHIEPDWLLIYEKTETYITFAHTGTHADLF